In the Pocillopora verrucosa isolate sample1 chromosome 4, ASM3666991v2, whole genome shotgun sequence genome, TACTACCTTTTCATACCAGATCGAGAGGGGAGAGTCACGTGCTTTGTTTGCCTTCCCCCCTTTAGATACGCCTTGATGTCAAGTACATTATGTCATGCATTAAAATTTGGTTAAGTTTTCTATCGCATATCTGTgttgaaataagaaagaaaattctttcTAGAAACTCATCAGCCTTTACCTCGTACTTTCCAGACGGAGATGTTTATCGTTCGATAGCATATTTTTCATACCTGTAAAGTGTGGGTTTGAGAAATCGCTGTCCTTATATTTACAGTCCTCAAAAGGTCCGGTGGACTTCAAGTAGGCGCGCAACTGAAATCTAGAAGTGCGACAACAGAATGTTTACGATCACGGTGTTTTGTAATGAGTGGTTTTCACGAAGACACAAGCTTAACCGCTTTGGCACACAAATAAAATCCAGAAAAGAGCTCTTCATCCACTTGTATCGGGACGAATTAAAATTTGAAGGGTTGGCTTTCTATCTTAGAGGAAAGTAGTGGGAACCTGGCGGAAAGATGCCCTTAACCAAGATTCTGatgttataataaaaataacatgaaaGAAGTTCTTCTTCAAGATCAATATTAATAAAGACAAAAGTATGGAATGTTACCTGTATTTCTTGCCTGGTCCTAACGGTCCGTTACAGAAATCTTTATCTCCCCGTCtgttttcacaatttttgtcCACGCCAATTTCCACCTCAAGCGGTCTAGATTTTTCGATAGACGGTGTGGACGGTATCACTTTGGTAATGTACCGATTTAATGCCTGGTCTTCCTCTGCGGATTGGCTCACTTTATACCACGTGAGTGGTTCTCTTTCACTGATTTCATCATCTAAAATAGAATTTTCCTGAGTGAGTAAATTATGGATTGGTGGGTTCTGAGAGTAAAGAACTGGTGTTACTGACCCAAGTAAGCTCTGCCAACTCAGCGAAACGAAACACAAAGGGTACCTCACACCAATTTCTCCTTCGGTTTCAATTGTACGAATGTAAACTGGTTAAGCCCTCGGTGATTGACTAAGCAACCTCTGATCACAGGCAGTGGCCCCTTCGTTTGTTGTGAGCTGAATTGAGGAGAATCGGGAATTCGAACAGGACAGATCACTTGGTGACGCGAATTAACGGAGAAAGATAAAGTACTTACACTCGCTGTTGTCGTCGACATATTCTTGAACTATGATGCCGTATTTAGCGATGTTGCTTCGTGCCATGTCCTTCAAGTCAAAGCGAATTGTCATGGTCGTGTCCGTTGTTTCGATTAAAATGAGAGGGGACCGGAGTGGAAGGAATACCAGTACAGAGAGTCGAGCCTGCCGTTTGGCCTTCAGCGGAGGTTTGCCGTAATCTGACACTGACACTGTTATGTTAAACAGACGAAGATTCTgcgattttaaattttttctttcgctCGTCGAAACAGCTCCACTCCTATTGTGAGAAAAATAAACACTTGTTAACAAATAGAAACAAAATCGATATCGTAAACTGTCCCGGTAAGGCATGGATCCCGCTAAGAACGTCAAGCTTGAGGAGAGCGTTTTTCGGTAACAGAAAATGACTCAGAGTGAGTTTAACTTTTCCCTCTTAGGTTTGTGTAAATAGTAGTCACCCACAACATTGCATCTCAGGTCTTCCCTTTCTCACCATGGTCCAATTTTTCAAACCGCTTTGTGTCGCTCGGCCATGGAACACTAACAGTTGTAGTGAAAGGATCGAAGCTATAACCGTCTTTTTAAACCCGATGGAAACATTGTCAAACCGTGTTTAAACTCTTCTAGACAGTGACACTCACTTTTGGTCTATACGAAAATAGCTGTAACTGCCGCTGACTATAAAGTATTCCAGCTCAGCATTTTTCCCAGAGTCCTTATCGAATGCTGCGACCTGGGCGACCACAGTCTTAGGCTCTGGTGTCtctgttaaaagttttttgtaACGTTGTTCATAGAACACAGGTCTGTTGTCATTCTCGTCTTTCACCAAGATTCGAACGAGAACGGTGTCGACAGGGTTTGCTGTTCTGGAGTCTAAAAAATCAGAGAAAGTTTGTTTCTGGAgttgttaaagagaaaattaagatTAATCAAAGGTTACTCAATAAAAAGGTGattttttgaaataaagtaataCAATTCAAAGAAACTGCAGCCTTTGAGAGGTTTGGTTGCTCCCACCCGGGGACCAAGTCGATTTAAGCTGGCTGACTACAACCTTTGACACACCGTATGGTGGCGATTATCGTGCGCAAAGTAAGAGGAGTAAAACAACAGGGAGTCACTCTATTGAAGGTTATACCTTGTATCTAAAAGAAGGGCGACGAGCTAAGTCAGGGCAATGCACATGAAATAGAGAAGAGAATGCAGCCTTGTGAACGTGTATCGACTTACCTGTAGCTCCGACGTAAAACGTATACCTATTCCGATCTTCAAAGTCTAGAGGTTTCAGTAGTTTAATAACACCTGTTTGAGAAAAAACCTTGAAGTGGTCATCAATTTCTGGGTCGCGAATCTCGGACAGGAAGTAATTTACTTTACTTGCGGGATTACATCTGCCATTTTTAACAGTCACACGCAGAATATTTGATCCTATGGGAATACTTTCGTTGACATCTGCCAAGTAGATAGCTTTTGGAAATGCCAGTTTTTTCGTGCATGGAGGGTGAATGGAGCGACGAACTTTCAAGTAGATGAACGTTGGCCTGGAGATCAGAAAGGGTACTCCGTGATCCATGGCAAAGATAGTCAAGTTGTAGAAATCTGACGCCTGGGTTGTTAGCCTCTGTTGTAGCTTTAAAACGCCATTATTATCGTCTAGTTCAAACGTGCCGTTAGAGTTTCCGTGGTCTATCCTGTAGTGTATTTGGCCATTTGTTCCAGAGTCGGCATCCGTCGCAGTTACTCGAAGTATTTCCGAATCCACCGTGGCGTTTTCGCTGATGACTTCTTGGTACGAGTCAAGAACAAAGCGAGGTGCGTTGTCATTGACATCCAATACACGAACGACGACGTCGGACTTGTCTGTAATATGAATAAGAGCTAAGCTattaattttatcaaatgagaaaaGTTGAGGAGGATCTCggtgggggagagggggagaggggagtcACATGATTTATAGGGAAAACGCAGGGGGGGggagatcagtcgtcgccaacagagtataagaggggggactatagaaaaatgactgccaattaactgcgAATGAAGAaggggatcataagaatattacagagccttatgggggggatcataagaatattacagagccttatgggggggatcataagaatattacagagccttatgggggggatcataagaatattacagagccttatgggatatcaggtaaatttcatcgGACACAACCAAAAACCTCCGACCCACCCTCAGGCGATAAATTGTGACCGGTCGCTGAGAGATGGGAACTAGATAACACATTTAAGGAATTTATTAAAAAGATTATAGGCAGTTcttacaaaggaaaatttaattttaaccaaaatttaCCAGATTCATAGCGGCCACTTTCGTCTCGTCTCTCCATGTCCTTTGCAAATATTGCCAATCTaacgagaaagaaaag is a window encoding:
- the LOC131778726 gene encoding protocadherin gamma-A7-like isoform X3, yielding MELTIIVSDKGTPPKRSVDVAKVYITIEEIKKHKVKFDLERYHVTIAENTPIGATILAVRAVSGVKREKLEEQRLDRKSKRVVYSIGNADGNRYFKIGKHTGLITTQVAMDYEKVKEYRLAIFAKDMERRDESGRYESDKSDVVVRVLDVNDNAPRFVLDSYQEVISENATVDSEILRVTATDADSGTNGQIHYRIDHGNSNGTFELDDNNGVLKLQQRLTTQASDFYNLTIFAMDHGVPFLISRPTFIYLKVRRSIHPPCTKKLAFPKAIYLADVNESIPIGSNILRVTVKNGRCNPASKVNYFLSEIRDPEIDDHFKVFSQTGVIKLLKPLDFEDRNRYTFYVGATDSRTANPVDTVLVRILVKDENDNRPVFYEQRYKKLLTETPEPKTVVAQVAAFDKDSGKNAELEYFIVSGSYSYFRIDQKSGAVSTSERKNLKSQNLRLFNITVSVSDYGKPPLKAKRQARLSVLVFLPLRSPLILIETTDTTMTIRFDLKDMARSNIAKYGIIVQEYVDDNSEYDEISEREPLTWYKVSQSAEEDQALNRYITKVIPSTPSIEKSRPLEVEIGVDKNCENRRGDKDFCNGPLGPGKKYRFQLRAYLKSTGPFEDCKYKDSDFSNPHFTALPQPKPAYQKEVRKNYDAVVYSVGTALVLVIILAFLRGFYRLKLDRKRIHEEKKKRISFPMSNPRFQEPNSPVEKIKTPGPAKKMVAVNLDKGSEFSHRDEDEGSSPDSALDDSFVHLLRGCH
- the LOC131778726 gene encoding protocadherin gamma-A7-like isoform X1 → MELTIIVSDKGTPPKRSVDVAKVYITIEEIKKHKVKFDLERYHVTIAENTPIGATILAVRAVSGVKREKLEEQRLDRKSKRVVYSIGNADGNRYFKIGKHTGLITTQVAMDYEKVKEYRLAIFAKDMERRDESGRYESDKSDVVVRVLDVNDNAPRFVLDSYQEVISENATVDSEILRVTATDADSGTNGQIHYRIDHGNSNGTFELDDNNGVLKLQQRLTTQASDFYNLTIFAMDHGVPFLISRPTFIYLKVRRSIHPPCTKKLAFPKAIYLADVNESIPIGSNILRVTVKNGRCNPASKVNYFLSEIRDPEIDDHFKVFSQTGVIKLLKPLDFEDRNRYTFYVGATDSRTANPVDTVLVRILVKDENDNRPVFYEQRYKKLLTETPEPKTVVAQVAAFDKDSGKNAELEYFIVSGSYSYFRIDQKSGAVSTSERKNLKSQNLRLFNITVSVSDYGKPPLKAKRQARLSVLVFLPLRSPLILIETTDTTMTIRFDLKDMARSNIAKYGIIVQEYVDDNSEYDEISEREPLTWYKVSQSAEEDQALNRYITKVIPSTPSIEKSRPLEVEIGVDKNCENRRGDKDFCNGPLGPGKKYRFQLRAYLKSTGPFEDCKYKDSDFSNPHFTALPQPKPAYQKEVRKNYDAVVYSVGTALVLVIILAFLRGFYRLKLDRKRIHEEKKKRISFPMSNPRFQEPNSPVEKIKTPGPAKKMVAVNLDKGSEFSHRDEDEGSSPDSALDESTRPLQSRRRPTLQEVRLKNYFNSVESSSCASCDHVKIYCVQETVT
- the LOC131778726 gene encoding protocadherin gamma-A7-like isoform X2 codes for the protein MELTIIVSDKGTPPKRSVDVAKVYITIEEIKKHKVKFDLERYHVTIAENTPIGATILAVRAVSGVKREKLEEQRLDRKSKRVVYSIGNADGNRYFKIGKHTGLITTQVAMDYEKVKEYRLAIFAKDMERRDESGRYESDKSDVVVRVLDVNDNAPRFVLDSYQEVISENATVDSEILRVTATDADSGTNGQIHYRIDHGNSNGTFELDDNNGVLKLQQRLTTQASDFYNLTIFAMDHGVPFLISRPTFIYLKVRRSIHPPCTKKLAFPKAIYLADVNESIPIGSNILRVTVKNGRCNPASKVNYFLSEIRDPEIDDHFKVFSQTGVIKLLKPLDFEDRNRYTFYVGATDSRTANPVDTVLVRILVKDENDNRPVFYEQRYKKLLTETPEPKTVVAQVAAFDKDSGKNAELEYFIVSGSYSYFRIDQKSGAVSTSERKNLKSQNLRLFNITVSVSDYGKPPLKAKRQARLSVLVFLPLRSPLILIETTDTTMTIRFDLKDMARSNIAKYGIIVQEYVDDNSEYDEISEREPLTWYKVSQSAEEDQALNRYITKVIPSTPSIEKSRPLEVEIGVDKNCENRRGDKDFCNGPLGPGKKYRFQLRAYLKSTGPFEDCKYKDSDFSNPHFTALPQPKPAYQKEVRKNYDAVVYSVGTALVLVIILAFLRGFYRLKLDRKRIHEEKKKRISFPMSNPRFQEPNSPVEKIKTPGPAKKMVAVNLDKGSEFSHRDEDEGSSPDSALGTCPSSNSEPTPRENIKPTYFTFEF